A genome region from Cryptococcus tetragattii IND107 chromosome 13, whole genome shotgun sequence includes the following:
- a CDS encoding 1,3-beta-glucan synthase component FKS1: MSYPNPPPAPKGSASFSSASSDPFNQTNQLPYDSNAQYAPQQAFAHPNAPNPGAGGAGVAPPGQGGQYAPYYDNEPEMGGRWEGGGMGRETWASESGWSQNEPNYPSSDYHGGPGYLPSRASTPTFEGSNAGHRPREPYPAWTVDSNIPLSKEEIEDVLIDLANKFGFQKDSSRNVYDFLMIQLDSRASRMSPNQALLTLHADYIGGEHANYRKWYFAAQLDLDDAIGAVQNPGLNRVRSVARRGGKSKNPLATAQEKSLESATSRWRTAMNNMSQYDRLRQVALYLLCWGEAAQVRFMPECLCFIFKCADDYYRSPECQNRQEAVPEGLYMRAVIKPLYKFLRDQGYEVVDGKFLRRERDHDKIIGYDDVNQLFWYPEGISRITLNDKTRLVDIPPAQRFMKFDRIDWNKVFFKTYLEKRSFFHLLVNFNRIWVLHISVFWFFTAYNAPSIYAPSGSTTATTPMAWSMTGLGGFVATLIMIAATLAEFSYIPTTWNNTSHLTRRLIFLLIILAITGGPSIYIAFFNQTGRVALILGIVQFFCSVVATIAFATLPSGRMFGDRVAGKSRKYLANQTFTASYPSLGFYPRVASFLLWFLIFGCKFTESYFFLTLSFRDPMKVMNGMKVQNCRDKYLGSGLCMNQPAFALAVMFVMDLTLFFLDTFLWYVIWNTVFSIARSFAIGMSIWTPWKDIFARLPKRIYAKILATDDMEVKYKPKVLVSQVWNAVIISMYREHLLSIEHVQKLLYHQIQSDQPGKRTLRAPAFFISQNEKGSKAEFFPKGSEAERRICFFAQSLTTSIPAPIPVEAMPTFTVLVPHYSEKILLSLREIIREEDQNTRVTLLEYLKQLHPVEWDNFVRDTKILAEESDAFNGGNPFASDEKEEVKKADDIPFYTIGFKSAAPEYTLRTRIWASLRAQTLYRTVSGFMNYSKAIKLLYRVENPEVVQLFGGNTDQLERELERMARRKFKFVVSMQRYSKFNKEEHENAEFLLRAYPDLQIAYLDEEPPRKDGGESRIFSALIDGHSEIMPNGRRRPKFRIELPGNPILGDGKSDNQNHAIIFYRGEYLQLIDANQDNYLEECLKIRNVLGEFEEFKVSTQSPYAAQGHADFAKFPVAILGAREYIFSENIGILGDIAAGKEQTFGTLAARSLSYIGGKLHYGHPDFLNAIYMNTRGGVSKAQKGLHLNEDIFAGMLAFGRGGRIKHSEYYQCGKGRDLGFGTILNFQTKIGTGMGEQMLSREYYYLGTQLPIDRFLTFYYGHPGFHINNILVMMSVQVFMLALVFLGTLNKQLTVCRYSSSGDILPGQSGCYNLVPVFKWIKRCIISIFIVFWIAFVPLFVQELTERGTGRAILRLCKHFLSLSPVFEVFSTQIYMHSILNDLTFGGARYIATGRGFATTRISFSILYSRFAGPSIYLGIRTLVILLFVTLTVWVPHLIYFWITVVGLCVAPFLFNPHQFAIADFVIDYREFIRWMSRGNSRTHANSWVGYCRLSRTRVTGFKRKRLGLPSEKLSSDVPRAPWKAILVGEIIGPICLAILFVICYLFVKSFAVDGQVQPGLVRIAIIALGPIVWNMALLITLFLISVFLGPCLNSYTHQFGATMAALAHFGAVAGMLVFFELLWFLELWNTSHAVLGIIAVISVQRCIFKFLIAVFLSREFKHDETNRAWWTGVWFNRGLGSHALSQPAREFVVKTIEMGLYSADFIACHLLLALLTIPMFIPYFDRVHATMLFWLAPNQQIRPPIYSFRQRNQRRKIVFKYGLLYLLIQGIFIALIVVPIIFKDVVGLTPKSVPFNGVI, translated from the exons ATGTCATATCCCAATCCACCACCAGCCCCGAAAGGATCTGCTTCCTTTTCGTCAGCCTCATCCGATCCATTTAATCAAACCAACCAACTTCCTTATGACTCCAATGCACAATACGCCCCTCAGCAAGCTTTCGCCCATCCCAATGCCCCAAATCCTGGCGCAGGTGGTGCAGGCGTAGCTCCTCCAGGACAGGGAGGGCAGTATGCTCCGTACTATGACAATGAACCCGAGATGGGTGGAAGGTGGGAAGGTGGCGGTATGGGCAGAGAAACTTGGGCCAGTGAGAGTGGATGGAGTCAAAATG AACCCAACTATCCTTCCTCAGACTACCATGGAGGTCCGGGGTACTTGCCATCCCGGGCTTCGACTCCTACATTTGAAGGCAGCAACGCTGGTCACCGACCTCGCGAACCTTACCCTGCTTGGACTGTTGATTCCAACATCCCACTGtccaaggaagagattgaagacgTTTTGATTGATCTTGCTAACAAGTTTGGTTTCCAAAAGGACTCTTCTCGAAATGTCTACGACTTTCTCATGATCCAACTCGACTCTCGTGCTTCTCGAATGTCCCCTAACCAAGCTCTTCTTACTCTCCACGCTGACTACATTGGCGGTGAACATGCCAACTACCGCAAATGGTATTTTGCTGCTCAACTCGACTTGGATGACGCTATTGGTGCTGTGCAGAATCCTGGTCTTAACCGTGTGCGTTCTGTTGCCCGACGTGgcggcaagagcaagaacCCTCTCGCTACCGCCCAAGAAAAGTCTCTCGAATCTGCGACCTCTCGTTGGCGAACAGCTATGAACAATATGTCTCAGTACGATCGTCTTCGTCAAGTTGCCCTTTATTTGCTTTGCTGGGGTGAAGCCGCTCAGGTCAGGTTTATGCCCGAATGTCTTTGTTTCATTTTCAAGTGTGCAGATGATTACTATCGATCTCCCGAGTGCCAAAACAGGCAAGAAGCCGTTCCTGAGGGTTTGTACATGAGGGCTGTTATTAAGCCGCTTTACAAGTTCTTGAGAGATCAAGGGTACGAGGTCGTGGATGGCAAGTTCctgagaagggagagagatcACGATAAAATTATCGGGTATGACGATGTGAATCAGTTGTTCTGGTACCCTGAAGGAATCAGTCGAATCACTTTGAACGACAAG ACCCGACTTGTCGATATCCCACCCGCTCAGCGATTCATGAAGTTTGACAGGATAGACTGGAACAAGGTGTTTTTCAAGACATACCTTGAGAAGcgatccttcttccatcttttggTCAACTTTAACCGTATCTGGGTTCTCCACATTTCCGTCTTTTGGTTCTTCACCGCCTACAACGCCCCCTCTATTTATGCTCCATCCGGATCAACGACAGCAACAACGCCAATGGCCTGGTCTATGACAGGTTTGGGTGGGTTCGTCGCCACCCTTATCATGATTGCTGCCACTCTTGCCGAATTCAGTTATATCCCTACCACTTGGAACAACACTTCTCACCTTACTCGTCGACTTATCTTCCTGTTAATTATCCTCGCTATAACGGGTGGACCGTCAATCTATATTGCGTTCTTTAACCAGACAGGTCGTGTTGCATTGATTCTCGGTATTGTCCAATTTTTCTGTTCCGTCGTCGCTACCATCGCCTTCGCCACCCTGCCTTCTGGCCGAATGTTTGGTGACCGAGTGGCTGGCAAGAGCAGAAAGTACCTTGCGAACCAAACTTTCACTGCGTCTTATCCCTCTCTTGGCTTCTACCCTCGTGTCGcatctttcctcctttggtTCCTCATTTTCGGCTGCAAATTCACCGAATcctacttcttcttgactttGTCGTTCCGTGACCCGATGAAGGTCATGAACGGTATGAAGGTTCAGAACTGTCGCGACAAGTACCTTGGCAGTGGTTTGTGTATGAATCAGCCTGCCTTCGCTCTCGCTGTCATGTTTGTCATGGACTTGActctgttcttcttggatACCTTTTTGTGGTATGTCATTTGGAACACTGTCTTCTCTATCGCCCGAAGCTTTGCCATCGGTATGAGTATCTGGACCCCTTGGAAGGATATCTTCGCCAGGTTGCCCAAGAGGATCTATGCCAAAATCCTTGCTACGGATGATATGGAAGTCAAGTACAAACCGAAG GTCTTGGTCTCTCAAGTTTGGAACGCCGTAATTATTTCCATGTACAGAGAACACCTTCTGTCGATCGAGCACGTCCAAAAACTTCTTTACCATCAGATCCAATCTGATCAACCCGGCAAACGTACTCTCAGAGCGCCcgctttcttcatctctcagAACGAGAAAGGTTCCAAGGCCGAGTTCTTCCCGAAGGGCAGTGAAGCCGAGCGACGAATTTGTTTCTTCGCTCAGTCCCTCACCACCTCCATCCCTGCTCCCATCCCTGTTGAGGCTATGCCTACTTTCACTGTGCTTGTTCCTCACTACTCTGAGAAGATCTTGCTCTCTCTTAGGGAGATTATCAGGGAAGAGGACCAGAACACCCGTGTTACTTTACTCGAGTACTTGAAGCAACTCCATCCCGTCGAATGGGACAACTTTGTACGCGACACAAAGATCCTTGCTGAAGAGTCTGATGCTTTCAACGGTGGCAACCCCTTCGCGtctgatgagaaggaggaggtcaagaaggccgaTGACATTCCGTTCTACACCATCGGTTTCAAGTCTGCCGCTCCCGAATACACTCTTCGTACTCGAATTTGGGCGTCTCTTCGTGCTCAGACCTTGTACCGAACTGTATCTGGTTTCATGAACTACAGCAAGGCCATCAAGCTTCTTTACCGAGTCGAAAATCCCGAGGTTGTCCAGCTGTTCGGCGGCAACACTGACCAGCTCGAAAGGGAGCTTGAACGAATGGCTCGACGAAAGTTCAAATTTGTCGTCTCCATGCAGCGATACTCAAAGTTCAATAAAGAGGAGCATGAAAACGCTGAATTTTTGCTACGTGCCTACCCCGACTTGCAGATTGCCTACCTTGACGAGGAGCCTCCTCGCAAGGACGGTGGCGAGTCTCGTATCTTCTCTGCCTTAATCGACGGCCACTCTGAAATAATGCCCAACGGTCGACGACGCCCCAAGTTCCGTATTGAGCTTCCTGGTAACCCAATTCTCGGTGATGGCAAATCTGATAACCAGAACCACGCCATTATTTTCTACCGAGGCGAGTACCTGCAGCTTATCGATGCGAACCAGGACAACTATCTCGAAGAGTGTTTGAAGATTCGAAACGTTCTTGGCGAGTTTGAGGAATTTAAGGTATCTACCCAGAGCCCTTACGCCGCCCAGGGTCACGCCGACTTCGCCAAGTTCCCCGTTGCTATTTTGGGTGCTCGAGAATACATTTTCTCTGAAAACATTGGTATCCTTGGTGACATTGCTGCTGGTAAAGAACAAACTTTCGGTACTCTGGCTGCTAGATCTTTATCCTACATTGGCGGTAAGCTGCACTATGGTCAT CCCGATTTCCTCAACGCTATCTACATGAACACTCGTGGTGGTGTCTCTAAGGCTCAGAAGGGTTTGCATCTTAACGAAGATATCTTCGCTGGTATGCTTGCTTTTGGTCGAGGTGGTCGTATCAAGCACTCCGAATACTACCAATGTGGCAAGGGTCGAGATCTTGGTTTTGGTACCATTCTTAATTTCCAGACCAAGATTGGTACTGGTATGGGCGAGCAAATGCTTTCACGGGAGTATTACTATTTGGGCACCCAGCTTCCGATCGATCGGTTCTTGACCTTTTACTATGGGCACCCCGGTTTCCACATCAACAACATT TTGGTTATGATGTCTGTCCAAGTCTTCATGCTCgctctcgtcttcctcggtACCCTTAACAAGCAACTTACCGTCTGCAGATACTCTTCTAGTGGAGACATCCTTCCTGGTCAGAGTGGTTGTTACAACCTTGTACCCGTGTTCAAGTGGATCAAGAGGTGTATCATTTCCATTTTTATCGTGTTCTGGATTGCCTTCGTTCCTCTTTTTGTGCAGG AACTTACCGAGCGTGGTACTGGCCGGGCTATTCTTCGACTGTGCAAGCACTTTTTATCGCTCTCGCCTGTCTTCGAAGTGTTCTCCACCCAGATTTACATGCACTCGATTCTCAACGACTTGACTTTCGGTGGTGCTAGGTATATCGCTACTGGTCGTGGTTTTGCCACCACTCGAATCTCTTTCAGCATTCTTTA CTCCCGATTCGCTGGACCTTCGATCTATCTCGGTATACGCACCCTcgtcattcttctcttcgtcacTCTTACAGTTTGGGTTCCTCATCTTATCTACTTCTGGATTACGGTTGTTGGTCTTTGTGTTGcgcctttcctcttcaaccccCACCAATTCGCCATCGCTGACTTTGTTATCGACTACCGAGAATTTATTCGTTGGATGTCTCGAGGCAACTCGAGAACACATGCTAACTCTTGGGTCGGTTATTGTCGATTGTCCCGAACTAGGGTTACTGGTTTCAAGCGCAAGAGATTGGGTCTCCCTAGTGAGAAGTTGTCGAGCGACGTGCCTAGGGCTCCTTGGAAGGCTATTTTGGTTGGAGAAATTATCGGCCCCATCTGTTTGGCTATCCTTTTCGTGATCTGTTACCTCTTCGTCAAGAGTTTCGCCGTGGACGGTCAAGTTCAGCCTGGTTTGGTGAGAATTGCGATCATCGCTCTTGGTCCTATTGTTTGGAACATGGCCCTTTTGAttactctcttcttgatctccGTATTCCTCGGTCCTTGC CTGAACTCTTATACTCACCAGTTTGGCGCTACAATGGCTGCCCTCGCTCACTTCGGTGCCGTCGCCGGTATGcttgtcttctttgagCTGCTTTGGTTCCTTGAGCTTTGGAACACTTCCCACGCCGTCCTCGGTATCATCGCTGTCATCAGTGTGCAGAGGTGTATCTTCAAGTTCCTTATCGCTGTCTTCTTGTCGCGAGAGTTCAAACACGACGAAACAAACAGAGCTTGGTGGACT GGTGTATGGTTCAATCGTGGTTTGGGTTCACATGCGCTTTCTCAGCCAGCCCGAGAGTTTGTTGTAAAGACAATCGAAATGGGCTTGTACTCTGCCGACTTCATTGCCTGTCACT TactccttgcccttcttacCATCCCCATGTTCATTCCTTACTTTGATCGAGTTCACGCTACTATGCTCTTCTGGCTCGCGCCCAATCAACAAATCAGACCTCCTATATACAGCTTCAGGCAGAGGAACCAACGACGAAAGATTGTTTTCAAGT ACGGTCTTTTGTACTTGCTTATTCAAGGTATATTTATTGCCCTCATCGTCGttcccatcatcttcaaggacGTCGTCGGCCTTACACCAAAGAGTGTTCCTTTCAACGGTGTCATCTAA